The Cucumis melo cultivar AY chromosome 6, USDA_Cmelo_AY_1.0, whole genome shotgun sequence genome includes a region encoding these proteins:
- the LOC103483416 gene encoding uncharacterized protein LOC103483416: MEQQNPHGRGADAVLNLQPNSSISIAYHSLFGPHDDLVLLEVDEKLLEEVLHQRVSIRGQPEEDAVFCTKSKTYGIKYVGTSNSVLLIPPSGRSEYYKNELDSHQTDNSKEVAPVIKVAPGIMELHEIAPRIDKLKLLLSEEPYSFADEWENEAADKYEKRMYSWDDLINKVQASDDELKAGLQALSAVEIDGYWRIVDEKYMDSMLQMLLHNRILNDWSLDALDEDVIMKVMKMDGFPEKLVQHCLHVYGDKLDGNEGKSCLWRLDEKRVCVHFAREVLRKGKMKLEHLMDEWRQKIPLGMCANFDMLEGEVLTERLGVETWVRGFRVCQLPSNPAERFTILFKERPKWEWKDLQPYIRDLTVPGLSSEGLLLKYTRRTQPNPEAEAVFSAR, from the exons ATGGAGCAGCAGAATCCACATGGAAGAGGAGCTGATGCAGTTTTAAATCTTCAGCCAAACTCCTCGATCTCTATTGCATATCACTCACTCTTTGGTCCACATGATGATTTGGTCCTTCTGGAGGTTGATGAAAAGCTTCTGGAAGAAGTCCTCCACCAACG AGTAAGCATCAGAGGACAGCCAGAAGAAGATGCAGTCTTTTGCACAAAGTCGAAAACTTATGGAATCAAATACGTGGGAACTTCCAATTCTGTACTTCTTATACCGCCATCTGGTCGATCAGAATACTATAAAAACGAGCTAGACAGCCATCAGACGGACAACAGTAAAGAAGTTGCCCCTGTGATTAAAGTTGCTCCAGGTATCATGGAACTTCATGAGATTGCTCCAAGGATTGATAAGCTTAAATTGCTTCTCTCAGAGGAACCTTACAGCTTTGCAGATGAGTGGGAAAACGAAGCAGCGGACAAATATGAAAAGCGAATGTATAGTTGGGATGATCTCATAAACAAGGTTCAGGCTAGTGATGATGAACTGAAAGCTGGATTACAAGCGCTTTCCGCGGTTGAGATTGATGGGTACTGGAGAATTGTGGATGAGAAATACATGGACTCCATGCTACAGATGCTTTTGCATAACAGGATTTTAAATGACTGGTCTCTGGATGCGCTTGATGAAGATGTAATCATGAAAGTGATGAAAATGGATGGTTTTCCTGAAAAACTTGTACAGCATTGTCTCCATGTTTACGGTGATAAATTGGATGGAAACGAGGGGAAAAGTTGTTTATGGAGATTAGATGAGAAACGGGTTTGTGTGCATTTTGCAAGAGAAGTCTTGAGGAAAGGAAAAATGAAGTTAGAGCATCTCATGGATGAATGGAGGCAGAAAATTCCACTAGGAATGTGTGCCAACTTCGACATGTTGGAAGGTGAAGTTTTGACTGAGAGGCTTGGTGTTGAGACATGGGTTCGTGGTTTCCGAGTTTGTCAATTGCCATCGAATCCTGCCGAGCGATTCACCATTTTATTTAAAGAACGACCAAAATGGGAGTGGAAAGATCTGCAGCCCTACATCAG GGATCTTACAGTTCCAGGCCTTTCATCAGAAGGTTTGCTTCTCAAATACACCCGAAGAACTCAACCGAACCCCGAAGCAGAAGCTGTGTTCAGTGCAAGATAG